DNA from Herpetosiphonaceae bacterium:
GTTGTAGCCCGTGGTGCGATGCGATAGGATCGTGGAGATCAATTCGTGCATCGGCTCGCGGCGGGGAATATTCGGCTGGTGGCCGTAGGCCGCGAGCAGCAGCTCGTACATCGTCCGGGCTTTGGCCTTGAGGTCGGTCGTTCCGTTCGCTGCCTGCTCCATCTGCATCTCCCATGATCCCAAAGATACGCGGATCGCCGGAGTGTACCCGCGTATCGTGCCACTCCTGACGCTGCGCTGGCCGTCGGCCTGCCGCTACCCCTGGATCGTCTTGCTGATCGTCGGCGTCGCGCCCTGCGCCGTGTCCTCGTAGCGCGCCAGGCCAAACAGCAGCGACGACAGCCGGTTTAGATAGGTCATCATCGTGCGGTTCGCGCCGTCGCCATCGTGGCACAGATGCGTGATCGTGCGCTCGGCGCGCCGCACGACCGTGCGAGCAACATCCAGCGCCGCTCCCGCTACGCTATCACCAGGTGCGACAAACTCCCTGGGGATCGACACGCGCGTATCGAAGCCCGCGATAATCTCCTCTAGCTGCTGCACCGCCTCGTCGGCGAGGCGCTGCTGCCCGGCCATCTTACCCTCGACCGTCGCAAGATCCGCCATCAGCAGATACAGATCTTTCTGCACGTGCAGCAGCGCCGCCCTGGTATCGTCCCGCTGAGCCAGCGCCCGCCCCAGCCCGATCGCCGATGTCGCCTCGTCGATGTCGCCCAGCGCGGTGATGCGCATACTTTCTTTGGCTAAGCGCTGCCCGCCGAGCAGATCGGTAAATCCGTCATCGCCACGTCGTGTAAAAAACATGTGTCAGTTCCTCTCAGACAGGCCACCTCTGCGCGGCTGCCGAGCAACGGACACAGAGGCGGCGATTATTTGCCCGTCTGCATTGTATTACTAATTGCGATAACCTGTTTATGCATCTCGTCGACCTGCCGATCGATCCGCGTGATGACATCCGCGAGCGTCTCGCTTTTGACCAGGCCGCCCTTGACCGTATGCACCTCGTCAAGCTGCTGCTGCGCCTTATCGAGCCGATCGCGCAGATCCTTGAAGCCGTCCATCAGCTCTTTGCTCAGCGCATGGTACTGGCCTTCCAGCCGCGCCAGGCGATCCTCAAGCGTCTGTGGTTCGCGTTCCATGGTTGTCCTTCCTCCACGCTACTCGCGCATCAGCACCAGATTCCCCGACTCATACCGTCGCAGGCCCGCGCGGAAGACCGCTCCGGCCAGCGCAACCGCGCCGACCGCAAACGCGAGCAAGCCTCCGAACAGCGGCCAGGAGAACTCTCGCAAGAGTTGTACCGGGACATACGCGATAAAGCCCGCCGGGATCACCGTGAAGAGCGCCCACTTGACGGCGCTGTTGAAGATTACTGTCGGATAGGTCGAGAAGCTGATCATCGCGTTGGTCAACTGCTGCGCGAGGCCCTCGGCGTTCCCCAGCCAGAAGGCGAGACTCTGCGTGATCACGCCGAACGAAACCAGGATTAGCGCCGTGGTGAGCATAAAGACCAGAAAGAGCAGCCATTGCACCGCAGAGGGCCGCACGATCAGCCCAAACGCAATCAGCCCAAACGCAATATCGCCGGGAGCGGTCAGGCTCATGCGGCTGATCAGCGCGTGCGACAGCACCGGCTTGGGCAGCGCCAGGTAAAAATCCAGCTCGCCGCGCATGATCATGCCTGCCAGCCGAAAGACGTTGCCGCACAGTGTCGTGCCCAGGCCAAAGCCCGCCGCGACGACCGCCCACAGCATCACGATGTCATCGCGGCCCCACCCGGCGACGAGCTGAAATTTACCGAAGTAGGCGATCCAGAAGACCAGCCACATGATGTCGTTGAGCAGCATCGCGAAGACCTGGCTGGCGAACGAAAGCCGATATTCGAGCGCGCCCTGGAAATTGGCAGCGACGTAGCCCCACACAAAGCGCCCAAATGCCGCTA
Protein-coding regions in this window:
- a CDS encoding cob(I)yrinic acid a,c-diamide adenosyltransferase; the encoded protein is MFFTRRGDDGFTDLLGGQRLAKESMRITALGDIDEATSAIGLGRALAQRDDTRAALLHVQKDLYLLMADLATVEGKMAGQQRLADEAVQQLEEIIAGFDTRVSIPREFVAPGDSVAGAALDVARTVVRRAERTITHLCHDGDGANRTMMTYLNRLSSLLFGLARYEDTAQGATPTISKTIQG
- a CDS encoding ABC-2 family transporter protein, with the protein product MRRIAAFGRFVWGYVAANFQGALEYRLSFASQVFAMLLNDIMWLVFWIAYFGKFQLVAGWGRDDIVMLWAVVAAGFGLGTTLCGNVFRLAGMIMRGELDFYLALPKPVLSHALISRMSLTAPGDIAFGLIAFGLIVRPSAVQWLLFLVFMLTTALILVSFGVITQSLAFWLGNAEGLAQQLTNAMISFSTYPTVIFNSAVKWALFTVIPAGFIAYVPVQLLREFSWPLFGGLLAFAVGAVALAGAVFRAGLRRYESGNLVLMRE